In a genomic window of Nostoc sp. UHCC 0870:
- a CDS encoding anti-sigma factor antagonist (This anti-anti-sigma factor, or anti-sigma factor antagonist, belongs to a family that includes characterized members SpoIIAA, RsbV, RsfA, and RsfB.), with the protein MEAIVPTFVTSNLSEVNFPITRSGSTFTIKIPGKFSVFEAVSLKQVCQEIIQGETHPREVIIDFEQTTFMDSSGLGALIATWKTTQEKGILMFLRNVTPQVLAVLNLTGLDTVFSIESSNEKLPIAADKEQLPTTHPSVGSWIKRFIDIIGALIGLVITGVLFIPLVIAIQIDNPGPIFFGQTRCGWMGKPFKIWKFRSMCIDAEAKKSQVKNQVQGAFFKNENDPRITRVGRFIRRTSIDELPQFWNVLTGDMSLVGTRPPTPDEVEQYEVPEWQRLDVKPGMTGEWQVNGRSTVRSFEDVIRLDLLYQKNWSLMYDLKLIFKTVAIVFNKNSGAY; encoded by the coding sequence ATGGAAGCGATAGTGCCGACATTTGTAACTAGCAACCTAAGCGAGGTCAATTTTCCCATCACAAGATCAGGCTCAACATTCACAATAAAGATACCTGGGAAGTTTAGCGTATTTGAAGCAGTAAGCTTGAAGCAAGTCTGCCAAGAGATAATTCAAGGAGAGACTCATCCCAGGGAAGTTATTATTGACTTCGAGCAAACCACTTTTATGGATAGTAGTGGTTTAGGAGCTTTAATTGCTACTTGGAAAACCACCCAAGAAAAGGGAATTCTCATGTTCCTACGGAATGTTACACCGCAGGTTTTAGCAGTTCTCAATTTGACTGGACTAGATACAGTTTTTTCTATTGAGTCTAGTAATGAAAAATTGCCTATAGCCGCCGATAAAGAGCAACTACCGACGACTCATCCCTCTGTAGGATCCTGGATTAAAAGATTTATAGATATTATCGGGGCTTTAATAGGTTTGGTGATCACAGGAGTTTTATTTATTCCCCTGGTAATTGCTATTCAAATTGACAATCCAGGACCCATTTTCTTTGGTCAAACTCGTTGTGGTTGGATGGGAAAGCCGTTCAAAATTTGGAAGTTTCGCTCTATGTGTATAGATGCAGAAGCGAAAAAATCCCAAGTTAAAAATCAAGTACAGGGTGCTTTTTTTAAGAATGAAAATGATCCCAGAATTACGCGTGTAGGTAGATTTATTCGGCGAACCAGCATTGATGAGTTACCACAATTTTGGAACGTATTGACAGGAGATATGAGCCTAGTAGGGACTAGACCTCCTACACCCGATGAAGTAGAACAATATGAAGTACCGGAATGGCAGCGTTTGGATGTAAAACCAGGAATGACTGGAGAATGGCAAGTGAATGGACGTTCTACAGTCCGCAGTTTTGAAGATGTAATTCGCTTAGATTTGCTCTATCAAAAAAACTGGAGTCTGATGTACGATTTGAAGCTAATTTTCAAAACTGTTGCCATTGTGTTTAATAAAAATAGTGGTGCTTACTGA
- a CDS encoding WecB/TagA/CpsF family glycosyltransferase codes for MKQSKVLNVAINNITMMELLQKLEYGGVVFTPNVNHIMQLQKKQQFYSVYQKADYIVCDSKIVLYASHFLNNPVKEKIAGSDLFPAFCNYYRHNENIKIFLLGSQSEVVKTAQRKINARIGRNIVVAAHSPSFGFEKNEQECEEIINLINASEATVLAIGVGAPKQEIWIAKYKQQLKKIKIFLAIGATIDFEAGYVKRSPRWMSEVGLEWLYRLISEPKRLWKRYVFDAIPFLLLILQQRLNLYSNPWSDAPQGDIDNWKKKTLSKIFQIRDQITSSNEDLQMTPEKEAALQEHIQAIAKILYEDAPVEETTTLAEIEQTVQKQIQKYVIPEVEVLLAKSS; via the coding sequence ATGAAACAATCCAAGGTGCTGAATGTGGCTATCAACAACATCACAATGATGGAGTTGTTGCAAAAGTTAGAATATGGCGGTGTTGTGTTCACTCCCAACGTGAATCACATTATGCAATTACAGAAAAAACAACAATTTTATTCTGTTTATCAAAAAGCTGATTACATAGTTTGTGATAGCAAAATTGTGTTGTACGCTTCTCATTTTTTGAATAATCCGGTCAAAGAAAAAATAGCAGGTTCAGATTTGTTTCCAGCTTTTTGTAACTATTATCGGCACAATGAGAATATTAAAATCTTTTTACTGGGTTCTCAATCAGAAGTAGTTAAGACTGCTCAAAGAAAAATTAATGCGAGAATTGGGCGTAATATAGTTGTCGCAGCCCATTCACCATCCTTTGGATTTGAGAAAAATGAGCAAGAATGTGAGGAAATTATCAATCTCATCAATGCTTCAGAGGCTACGGTTTTAGCAATTGGTGTAGGTGCTCCCAAGCAGGAAATTTGGATTGCTAAATATAAACAACAATTAAAGAAAATCAAAATATTTTTGGCTATTGGCGCAACCATTGATTTTGAAGCAGGTTATGTCAAGCGATCGCCACGATGGATGAGTGAAGTGGGGCTAGAATGGCTTTATAGACTAATTAGTGAGCCTAAGAGACTGTGGAAACGATATGTTTTTGATGCTATCCCCTTCTTACTTTTGATATTGCAACAAAGACTAAACCTTTACAGTAATCCTTGGTCAGATGCTCCCCAAGGCGATATCGACAACTGGAAGAAGAAAACGTTGTCAAAAATATTTCAGATCAGAGACCAAATTACCTCCAGTAATGAGGACTTACAGATGACTCCAGAAAAAGAAGCCGCTCTGCAAGAACATATACAGGCGATCGCCAAAATATTATATGAAGATGCTCCCGTCGAAGAAACGACTACCCTGGCAGAAATCGAACAAACTGTACAGAAACAGATCCAGAAATATGTAATACCAGAGGTAGAAGTTTTATTAGCCAAATCTTCATAA